The following DNA comes from Pseudomonas marginalis.
GCGGACGCTGCGCCGAGTGCCGCTGGCTGGCGATCTGCAACGGCAATACCCGCACCCGCGCCTGGGCCGATGGCGACCTGTGGGGCCCGGACCCCGGTTGCTACTTCAGCGACGCCGAGATCGCGCGCCAGCCGCTCAACCTGATCCCTTGCTCGACTACCCGGTGACACAACCGGGGGCCGCCTACCTGATGATGAACCAAGGACGTCGCATGCACACTTCAACTGCCCACTCCTCCACTGGCCTGCCGGCCAGTCTGCACAGCCCCTTGCACCCCGGCGAAGTCGCGTTGGTGGGCGCCGGCCCCGGTGACCCGCGCCTGCTGACCCTGCGCGCCTGGAGCCTGTTGATGCAGGCCGACGCCGTGGTGTTCGACCGGCTGATCAGTGCCGAACTGCTCGCGCTGATCCCGTTGACCTGCGCCCGTCATTACGTGGGCAAGGCCAGCGGTTGCCACAGCCTGCCCCAGGATCAACTCAATGAACTGCTGGCTGAGTTGGCCGACCAGGGCCAGCGGGTGGTGCGCCTCAAGGGCGGCGACCCGTTTATCTTCGGGCGCGGCGCCGAGGAGCTGGAGTACCTGCTCGCGCGCGGTATCCCGTGCCAGGTGGTGCCGGGCATCACCGCCGCCTCCGGCTGCAGCGCCTATGCCGGTATCCCGCTGACCCACCGCGAGCTGGTCAATTCGTGCCGCTTCGTCACCGGCCACCTGCAACGCGACGGCGCGTTGAAACTGCCATGGGCCAGCCTGGCCGAGCCGAGCCAGACCCTGGTGTTCTACATGGGCCTGTCGAACCTGGCACTGATCGCCGAGCATTTGGTGGCGGCCGGTTTGCCCGCAGATACGCCGGCCGCCCTGATCAGCAACGGTGCGCGCGCCGATCAACAGGTGGCCCGTGGCACCCTGCGCCAGTTGCCCACCCTGGCCGCCGACTGCGAACCCGGCGTACCGACGCTGACGGTGATCGGCCACGTCGTCAACCTGTTTGCCGACGCCGCCCTGCACTTCCCCGCCAGCCTGGCACCGGCCCGTGAAGCGGTGGCGGTATGAAACGCCTGCTGCTGATGCCGCTGCTGTGGGCCACGGCCGCGCACGCTACGCCCGCGCAGGACTACCGCCAGTATTGCGAAAGCTGCCACGGGCTTAATCGCATCGGCGCCACCGGCCCGGCGCTGCTGCCGGAGAGCCTGGGGCGGATCAAGCCGGATGAAGTGCGCAAGGTCATCGAACACGGCCGGCCCGCCAGCCAGATGGCCGCGTTCAGTGCGCAACTGAGCGCCGCGCAGATGGATGGGCTGGCGCAGTTTCTGCAACAGCCGCCTGACTCACCGGCGACCTGGAACGAGCATGACATCCGCACCAGCCACAGCGTGCTGGCGGACCTGCGCCAATTGCCGAGCACGCCGCAGCATCACGCCGACCCGCTCAACCTGTTTGTGGTGGTGGAATCCGGCGACCATCACATGGATATTCTCGACGGCGACACCTTTGCCGTGCTGGACCGTTTCCCCACCCATTTCGCGGTGCACGGCGGGCCGAAATTCTCCCCGGATGGACGCTTTGTGTACTTCGCCTCGCGGGACGGCTGGATCAGCCAGTACGACCTGCACAACCTCAAGCTGATCGCCGAGATCCGCGTGGGCCTCAACACCCGCAACCTGGCGGTGAGCAAGGATGGGCGCTGGGTGCTGGCGGGCAACTACCTGCCGGGCAACCTGGTGCTGCTGGATGCCCGCGACCTGTCGCTGGTCAAGACCCTGGAAACGGGCTCACGGGTCAGTGCGGTGTACACTGCACCACCGCGCAACAGCTTTATCGTCGCGCTCAAGGACGTGAACGAAGTCTGGGAATTGTCCTATGCCGATGCCCGCCCCAGCTTCGAGCCCCGGCGCATCCAGGCCCAGGACGTGCTCGACGACTTCTCGTTCTCGCCCGACTACCGGCAACTGATCGCCACCTCACGCAAGGCCGGCGGCGGCCAGGTGATCGACCTGGACAGCGGCCGCGTGGTCACCGACGTCCCGCTGTCCGGCATGCCGCACCTGGGTTCGGGGACGTACTGGCAACGCAACGGGCAATGGGTGTTTGCCACGCCGAATATCAGCAAGGGGCAAATCTCGGTGATCGACCTCAAGACCTGGAGCCTGATCAAACAGATTCCCACCCTCGGGCCGGGCTTTTTCATGCGCAGCCATGTGAACTCGCGCTATGTGTGGAGCGACGTGTTTTTCGGGCCGGACAATGATGCGATTCACCTGATCGACAAGCAGACCCTCGAGATCG
Coding sequences within:
- the cobA gene encoding uroporphyrinogen-III C-methyltransferase, encoding MHTSTAHSSTGLPASLHSPLHPGEVALVGAGPGDPRLLTLRAWSLLMQADAVVFDRLISAELLALIPLTCARHYVGKASGCHSLPQDQLNELLAELADQGQRVVRLKGGDPFIFGRGAEELEYLLARGIPCQVVPGITAASGCSAYAGIPLTHRELVNSCRFVTGHLQRDGALKLPWASLAEPSQTLVFYMGLSNLALIAEHLVAAGLPADTPAALISNGARADQQVARGTLRQLPTLAADCEPGVPTLTVIGHVVNLFADAALHFPASLAPAREAVAV
- a CDS encoding nitrite reductase, which gives rise to MKRLLLMPLLWATAAHATPAQDYRQYCESCHGLNRIGATGPALLPESLGRIKPDEVRKVIEHGRPASQMAAFSAQLSAAQMDGLAQFLQQPPDSPATWNEHDIRTSHSVLADLRQLPSTPQHHADPLNLFVVVESGDHHMDILDGDTFAVLDRFPTHFAVHGGPKFSPDGRFVYFASRDGWISQYDLHNLKLIAEIRVGLNTRNLAVSKDGRWVLAGNYLPGNLVLLDARDLSLVKTLETGSRVSAVYTAPPRNSFIVALKDVNEVWELSYADARPSFEPRRIQAQDVLDDFSFSPDYRQLIATSRKAGGGQVIDLDSGRVVTDVPLSGMPHLGSGTYWQRNGQWVFATPNISKGQISVIDLKTWSLIKQIPTLGPGFFMRSHVNSRYVWSDVFFGPDNDAIHLIDKQTLEIAHTLRPVPGKTAAHVEFTRDGRYVLLSIWATEGALIVYDSQTLEEVKRIPMNKPSGKYNVGNKVEFAEGTSH